Within the Acidimicrobiales bacterium genome, the region CCGTTGGAAGCCGCCTTCTTCGGCGCATGTGCCTGCTGGGCCCGCTTGTCCGGTGCAAGGACCATGATCATGTTGCGCCCGTCCACCTTGGGCGCGGCCTCGATCTTCGCCGCTGCGCCGACCTCCTCGGCGACGCGGTGCAGGATCTTCAGCCCCAGCTCCTGATGGCTCATCTCGCGGCCGCGGAACATGATCGTGATCTTGACCTTGTGGCCCTGCCCGAGGAACTTGCTCACCTGGCGGGTCTTGGTCTCGAAGTCGCCCGGCCCGATCTTGGGCCGGTACTTCATCTCCTTGATCCCGACGTTGGTGGTCTTGCGCCGTGACTCCTTGGCCCGCTGCGCGGCATCGAACTTGTACTTCCCGTAGTCCATGATGCGGCAGACCGGGGGGTTGGCCATCGGGGCCACCTCAACGAGGTCCAGGTCGGCCTCTCGTGCGATCTGCAGTGCCTCGGGAAGCGCCTTGATGCCGAGCTGGCTCCCGTCGGCGTCGACCAGGCGGACCTCCCTGGCCCGTATCCGGTCGTTGATCCTGGTCTCGTTGGCGCCCGCTGTGGCGATGCGGCATCCCCTCCTTGGGTCGGTGCCCTTTCGCGAGAAAGGGCAGGCGTCGGAAGCAACGCCCGCCCTCGGCGGCCATTCGACCCGAGCACACCAGCGCATGGCGCAGTGGTCGGGTGGGGACTCGGCATGTGGCTCCGCCCCGCTTCCCGGTTCAGTTTTGAACGCCTAGGGTACCAGCGATGAGCTCCCTGTGGACACCCGGCGGTGAGCGGCCGGTGGGGGGTGGCGACCCCGGCGGCCGTCCGGGACCACCTGGAGCCGCCCCGGCGGGGCCGGCGGCCGCGCAGCCCGAGACGGAGGCGGAGCTCGAGGCGCACATGGCGGAACTGCGGGATGCGCTGTCGAAGACGCCCGCAGCCGTCGTGGTGGCCAACCACTGCTTCGGGCTGTTCGAGCTGGCCGCGCTGCACCTGTCGCTCCAGCCTCCCCAGCTCGAGGAGGCGAGGGTCGCCATCGACGCCCTCGGGGCCGTCATCGACGGCTTGGCCGGCCGGTTGGGCGCCGAGGAGGAGCAACTCAAGGAAGGCCTCACCCAGCTGCGGCTCGCCTTCGTGCAGCTCCGCACGGCCGTCGGCGGCAGCGAGCAGGCGGCGCCGTAGGGGGTCGCCCCTTACGGCACGGCGGCGGGTCGCACGTCGGACGCCTCGGGCTTGCCCCGTGGATCGGTGACCGGCACGTACTCGACGTCGATGCCGACGGGGATCGTGCGCGAACCGTCGGCGATGGCCGTGCAATGGAAGAACAGGCGGCCGCCGTCCGCCGTCTCGAGGTAGCCGTAGCCCTTGTGGTCGTCGTACTCGGCCACCCGGCCCCGCGCCGCCGGCGCCACGTCAGTGGACGATCTTCGAGAGGGGGAGCTCGATGATGTCGGTGGCGCCGGCATCGCGCAGGGCGGGGATGAGCACGTTGATCTCCGCCTTGGGCACGACCGTCTCCACCGCGTAGCCGGCGTCGCGGAACAGCTTCGAAACCGTCGGTGCCCGCATCGCCGGCAGGATCTCGATCACGCCGTCGAGATCGGCCTCGCTCACGTTGAGCTTCACCAGCACCTTTCCCCGCGCCTCGAGGGTGCCTTGGAGCAGCGTGAGGATCTGGCCCATGGCGTGGCGCTTCTCGGGGTCCTCGCACGCCGCCGGGTTGGCGATCAGCTCGGTGTAGGACACCAGGATGGTGTCGACGATCCGCAGTCCGGCCGCCTTGAGCGCCCGCCCGGTCTCGGTGATCTCGACCACGGCGTCGGCGATGTCGGGAACCTTGGCCTCGGTCGCCCCGTACGACAGCGTGACCTCGGCGTCGACGCCGTGCTTCTCGAGGTACAGGCGCGTGAGCTCGGGGTACTCGGTGTGGACACGGGCGCCGAGGGGCAGGTCCTCGGCCCGCGTGATCGTCGAGTTCCCCGCCACCGCCAGCACGACGTTGATCGGTCGGGCCGTGGCCTTGGAGTAGTGCAGCTCGCCGAGGGCCACCACGTCGCTCGAGGTCTCCTCGATCCAGTCCCGCCCGGTGATGCCGAGGTCGAACAGGCCCCGGGCCACGTACCGGGGGATCTCCTGCGGGCGCAGGATCCGCACGCTGTCGATACGAGGGTCGTCGATGGTGGCCGAGTAGTCGACGTCGGAGCTGCGCCGCACCGACAGGTCGGCCTCCTCGAACAGCTGGATCGTCGAGCGTTCCAGCGACCCCTTGGGGAGCACGAGGCGAAGCACGAGTCTACCCGCCCGCCCTGGGACCGACGGCCGGCTTCGGCAGCTGGCGCAGGAGGTCGGCCATCTCGATGGCGGCGGCGGCGGCGTCGAAGCCCTTGTTCCCGGACTTGCCGCCCGCCCGGTCGAGGGCCTGGTCGACGGTGTCGGTGGTGAGCACGCCGAACACCACCGGGATGCCGGTGTCGAGCTGGGCCCGCTGCACGCCGGCCGCGCACTGGCCGGCCACGTGGTCGAAGTGGGCCGTGGCGCCGCGGATGACGGCGCCGAGGCAGACGACGGCGTCGTACTCGCCGGACGAGGCCAGCCGCAGGGCCACCAGCGGGAGCTCGAACGCGCCCGGCACCCAGGCGAGGGTGATCGAGGACTCGTCGACGCCGTGGCGCAGCAGGCCCTCGCTCGCCCCGTTGAGGAGCCGCTCGGTGACCAGCTCGTTGAACCGGCTGCAGACGATGGCCACCCGTAGGCCCTCGCCCCGCCGCTGACCGCTAAACGTCGTCATCGAGCCCCTCCAGGTGATGGCCCATCCGGTCCCGCTTGGTGCGGAGGTAGGTGGCGTTCTCGACGTTGGGCGACGACTGCAACGGCACGCGCTCCACCATCGCGAGGCCGAAGCCGTCGAGGCCGCCGTACTTGGCAGGGTTGTTGGTCATGTAGCGCATGGTGGTGATGCCGAGGTCGACGAGGATCTGGGCCCCGATGCCGTACTCGCGGCTGTCGACCGGGAGGCCGAGATCGAGGTTGGCGTCGACGGTGTCGCGTCCCTGCTCCTGCAGCGTGTAGGCGGCCAGCTTGTGGGCCAGGCCGATGCCCCGCCCCTCGTGGCCGCGCAGGTACACCACCACGCCGAGCCCCTCCTCCGCCACCCGCTGCACGGCGGCCTCGAGCTGCCACCCGCAGTCGCACCGCATCGAGCCGAACACGTCGCCGGTGAGGCACTCGCTGTGCACGCGGACGAGCACGTTCTCCTCGCCCTGCACGGCCCCCTTCACCAGCGCCAGGTGCTGGTCGCCGTTGAGCACGCTCTCGTAGGCGTAACAGGTGAAGTCGCCGTACGGGGTGGGAATTCGAGCCTCCGAGACCCGCTTGACCAGCTTGTCCTTCTGGCGCCGGTACCGGATGAGGTCGGCGATGGAGATCAGCAGGAGGCCGTGCTCGGCGGCGAACGCCTCGAGGTCGGGCAGCCGCGCCATCTCGCCGTCGTCGCGCACGATCTCGCACAGCACGCCGGCCGGCCGGAGGCCCGCCAGGCGGGCCAGGTCGACGGCCGCCTCCGTGTGGCCGGCGCGCTTGAGCACGCCGCCGGGCCGGTAGCGGAGCGGGAAGATGTGGCCGGGGCGGCTGAGGTCGCCGGGATCCGTGGCCGGATCGATGAGGGCACGGATGGTGGCGGCGCGGTCGGCAGCCGAGATGCCGGTGCTGGTGCCGGGCCGGTAGTCGACGCTGACGGTGAAGGCGGTGCGCTGCGACTCGGTGTTGTCGAGGACCATGAGCGGCAGGGCGAGACGGTCGAGGTCGGCACCGAGCATGGGCATGCAGATCAGGCCGGACGTGTGCTTGACGAAGAACGTGATCCGCTCGGCCGTGGCGTGCTCGGCGGCGAGGATGAGGTCGCCCTCGTTCTCGCGGTCCTGGTCGTCGACGACGACCACCATGTCGCCCCGGCCGATGGCGTCGACCGCCTTCTCGATGTCTGCGAACGGCACCGCTGCCTACCTGCGTCCTTCCAGGAGCTTCTCGACGTACTTGGCCATCAGGTCGACCTCCAGGTTCACCGTGTCCCCCGGGCCCTTCCGCCCGAGGGTCGTGGAGGACGCCGTGTGGGGGACGATGGCCACGGAGAAGCAGTCGTCGCCGACATCGACCACCGTGAGGCTACAGCCGTCGACCGCGATCGGGCCCTTGGCCACCACGTACCGGGTCAGCTCGGCCGGCATCCCGACCTCGAGATCGGGCGCGGCCCGGACGATGCGGCCGACGGCGTCGACGTGGCCCTGCACGAGGTGGCCGCCGAGGCGCGTGGAGGGCGTCACCGCCCGTTCGAGGTTCACGCCGTCCCCCGGCGCCAGGGAGCCGAGGTTGGTCCGCGCCAATGTCTCGGCCACGACGTCGACCTCGTACCAGCCGTCGCCTACCTCGACGGCGGTCAGGCAGCACCCGTTGTGGGAGAGGGAGTCGCCGACGCCGAGCCCGTCCAGCACGACCGTGGCCCGGAAGCGGAAGCGACCTCCTGCCCGGTCCCGGAGCGTGCCCACCTCCTCGACGATGCCGGTGAACACGCGGCGCCTACCGAGCGCCGTTCGCTGGCGCCAGTTGCACCCGCAGGTCGTCGCCGAGGCGGGTCACGTCGACGAAGCGCCCGCGCCACAGGTCCTCGACGGAGCGGGCGCCCGCACCGGAGAACAACCCGCACGCGTCGTGGCCGCCTTGGAGTGCGGGGGCGAGGTAGAGGACGTAGCGGTCGACCAGCCCCGCCGAATGGAACCCGTGGGCCACGCCCGCGCCCCCCTCGACGAGCAGCTGCACCACCCCTCGCCGGCCGAGGTCGTCGAGCACGGCGCCGAGGTCACCGGACATCTCCAGGGCGGGATGCACCCTGGCTCCGGGCGGGGCCTGCCCGAGCACCACCCGCATCGGGTCGCGGCCGGGCACGCGACGGACGGTGAGCTCGGGGTCGTCGGCCCGCACGGTCCCGGCGCCGACCAGCACGGCGTCGCTCTCGGCCCGCAGCCGGTGGGCGTCGTCGCGGGAGGCCTCGCCGGTGATCCACCGGCTGGAGCCGTCGGCGGCGGCGATCCGGCCGTCGAGAGTGGCGGCCAGCTTGAGCACCACCCATGGCCGGCCCGTGGTGCGGTGCTTGAGGTACGGCGCCAGCTGGGCCGCCGCCTCGTCGGCCCGCACGCCCACCTCCACGGCGATCCCGCCCGCCCGCAGCCGAGCGGTGCCCCGGCCCTGCACCCGTGGGTCCGGGTCCTCGATCGCCACCACCACGCGCGACACGCCGGCGGCGATCAGAGCGTCGGCACACGGCGGCGTGCGGCCGTGGTGCGAGCACGGCTCGAGGGTGACGTACAGCGTGGCGCCGGCGGCCGACGCTCCCGCCGACTCCAGGGCCTCGATCTCGGCGTGCGGGCCTCCCGGCGCGGCCGTGGCCCCCTCATGGACGGCGCCGTCGGCGGTGACGAGCACGGCGCCCACCCACGGGTTGGGCGGTGAGACGGTGCGTACCGCCGCCGCCCGCGCCATCGCCCGGTCCAGAAAGGCGGCGTCGACCTCCATGGGCACGTCGCATGATCCTCCACTTCCGGCGGAGCGGCCACACGCGTTCGCTCCTGTGGCGGGCCGTCAGTGCGAGGTCGGCTCATTGGCGAGGAGGGCGAGGGCATGGGGGACGACGTCGAGCACGGCGGACAGGCATTCGACGGCGCCGGCCGGCGAGCCGGGCGTGTTGACCACCAGGGCGGAGCCGACCGTCCCGGCCACCCCCCGCGACAGCCGGCCGAGCGGGTTCACCAGGCGCATCGCCTCGGCCAACCCGGGCGCCTGGCGCTCGAGCACGGCGAGGGTCCCCTCGGGGGTGAGGTCGCGGGGACCGAAGCCGGTTCCCCCCGTGGTGACCACCAGCCCGCTGAAGCGCCGGGCCATGAGGCGCACGGCTGCGGCCACCGTGTCGACGCCGTCGGCCACCACCTGCTGGTCGTCGACCGCGAAGCCGGCCGCCGCCAGCGCGGCGGCCAGCGCCGCCCCCGACCGGTTCTCACGAGTGCCCGCCACGACGCCGTCGGACACGGTGAGGACCTTCGCCCGCAGCTCCATGGGGCCGACGTTAGGACCCCGTCCGGCTCACGAGCCGGCGTCGCGCCGGAGGCCGACCACGAACATGCCGTCGGTACCGGCCGCCTGCGGCAGCAGGCGTGCGCCGCGGCCGAGCCGCTCCCAGGGCGCACCCGGCGCAGGGATCGCCACCAGGTCGGGATGTGCCGACGCCAGCCACGCGTCGATCGACTCGGTCTCCTCGAGGGTCAGGGTGCAGACGCTGTAGACGAGCGTGCCGCCGGGGCGCACGAGTCCCACGGCGCCGTCGAGCAGGCTGCACTGGAGGGCGGCCAGGCGCCCGACGTCGCCGGGCTGGATCCGCCACCGGGCGTCGGGCCGCCGGCGCAGGACGCCGAGGCCGGAGCAGGGGGCGTCGACCAGGACGCGGTCGAACGAGCGGGGCCGGAAGGCCGGACGGGTCGCGTCGGCGACCACCACGGCCACGTTGTCCAGGCCGAGGCGGCGCGCGTTGGCGGCCACGATGCCGCAGCGAACGGGCGAATGGTCGCCGGCGACGACGACAGCCGGGCCTGCAGAGGCCATCGCCGTGGCCTTGCCCCCGGGGGCGGCGCAGACGTCGGCCACCCGTTCACCCGGTGCGGCACCGACGTAGGCGGCCACCTGCTGGGAGGCCTCGTCCTGGATGTAGCCGTCGGCCCGCTCGATCACGTCGGGCGCCACGTTCATCTGCTCGAGGGCGGCCTCTGCGGCGGGGCCACCGAGGTCCGAGGCGAGGCGGTGGACGACCCAGTCCGGATAGCTCAACCGGGTCGGCGGGTCGGGCCAGGGCGGCGGGGGCTCGCGCACGAGGCGGCGCAGGACGGCGTTCACCAGCCCGCGCGCCCTGGCCGGCGACAGGTCGACGGTGGCCGACACCGACGCGTGGGGCGGCGTCCGCAGGAACACCACCTGATATGCGCCGAGGCGCAGGACGTTGCGGACCTCCGGCTCGAGGGGCCGGCCGACCAGCCGGTCGATCAGGAAGTCGCACGCCCTTCGCATCCGCGTCGTGCCGTAGACCAGCTCGGTGGCAAAGGCGCGGTCCCGCCGGTCGAGCGAGCTGGCCTCGAGGAGCCAAGGAAGCACCAAGTTGGCGTACGCCCCGCCGTCGATGCGTTCGAGTGCCTCCAAGGCCACTCTCCTCGCCGTGGTACGGGCACCGGTCACGACCCCAACCGGTCGCCCTCCTGCCAGCGCACCCCTCGCGCCCACTCCGCGGCAGCCATCGGCGACCTGCCCTCGGGCTGCACGTCGAGCAGCTCGAGAGGCGCCGTCCCCGTCGGGACCGTCAGGCCCGTGCCGGTCACCCGGTGGGCGCACGCCCGGAGCACCTTCAGGCGGCGGCCCCGGAACGTGGTCCACGCCCGGCCCACCCGGACGATCC harbors:
- the ribH gene encoding 6,7-dimethyl-8-ribityllumazine synthase translates to MTTFSGQRRGEGLRVAIVCSRFNELVTERLLNGASEGLLRHGVDESSITLAWVPGAFELPLVALRLASSGEYDAVVCLGAVIRGATAHFDHVAGQCAAGVQRAQLDTGIPVVFGVLTTDTVDQALDRAGGKSGNKGFDAAAAAIEMADLLRQLPKPAVGPRAGG
- a CDS encoding cold shock domain-containing protein — protein: MAPAARGRVAEYDDHKGYGYLETADGGRLFFHCTAIADGSRTIPVGIDVEYVPVTDPRGKPEASDVRPAAVP
- a CDS encoding riboflavin synthase, encoding MFTGIVEEVGTLRDRAGGRFRFRATVVLDGLGVGDSLSHNGCCLTAVEVGDGWYEVDVVAETLARTNLGSLAPGDGVNLERAVTPSTRLGGHLVQGHVDAVGRIVRAAPDLEVGMPAELTRYVVAKGPIAVDGCSLTVVDVGDDCFSVAIVPHTASSTTLGRKGPGDTVNLEVDLMAKYVEKLLEGRR
- a CDS encoding MogA/MoaB family molybdenum cofactor biosynthesis protein; protein product: MELRAKVLTVSDGVVAGTRENRSGAALAAALAAAGFAVDDQQVVADGVDTVAAAVRLMARRFSGLVVTTGGTGFGPRDLTPEGTLAVLERQAPGLAEAMRLVNPLGRLSRGVAGTVGSALVVNTPGSPAGAVECLSAVLDVVPHALALLANEPTSH
- the infC gene encoding translation initiation factor IF-3 gives rise to the protein MRWCARVEWPPRAGVASDACPFSRKGTDPRRGCRIATAGANETRINDRIRAREVRLVDADGSQLGIKALPEALQIAREADLDLVEVAPMANPPVCRIMDYGKYKFDAAQRAKESRRKTTNVGIKEMKYRPKIGPGDFETKTRQVSKFLGQGHKVKITIMFRGREMSHQELGLKILHRVAEEVGAAAKIEAAPKVDGRNMIMVLAPDKRAQQAHAPKKAASNGSAPPASGPPAPAPNATAPPAATTPPAPAPPDAVTAPTPAAAPPVTTVAPVPGSGDARQEG
- a CDS encoding transcription antitermination factor NusB, yielding MGARGALAGGRPVGVVTGARTTARRVALEALERIDGGAYANLVLPWLLEASSLDRRDRAFATELVYGTTRMRRACDFLIDRLVGRPLEPEVRNVLRLGAYQVVFLRTPPHASVSATVDLSPARARGLVNAVLRRLVREPPPPWPDPPTRLSYPDWVVHRLASDLGGPAAEAALEQMNVAPDVIERADGYIQDEASQQVAAYVGAAPGERVADVCAAPGGKATAMASAGPAVVVAGDHSPVRCGIVAANARRLGLDNVAVVVADATRPAFRPRSFDRVLVDAPCSGLGVLRRRPDARWRIQPGDVGRLAALQCSLLDGAVGLVRPGGTLVYSVCTLTLEETESIDAWLASAHPDLVAIPAPGAPWERLGRGARLLPQAAGTDGMFVVGLRRDAGS
- a CDS encoding bifunctional 3,4-dihydroxy-2-butanone-4-phosphate synthase/GTP cyclohydrolase II, whose protein sequence is MPFADIEKAVDAIGRGDMVVVVDDQDRENEGDLILAAEHATAERITFFVKHTSGLICMPMLGADLDRLALPLMVLDNTESQRTAFTVSVDYRPGTSTGISAADRAATIRALIDPATDPGDLSRPGHIFPLRYRPGGVLKRAGHTEAAVDLARLAGLRPAGVLCEIVRDDGEMARLPDLEAFAAEHGLLLISIADLIRYRRQKDKLVKRVSEARIPTPYGDFTCYAYESVLNGDQHLALVKGAVQGEENVLVRVHSECLTGDVFGSMRCDCGWQLEAAVQRVAEEGLGVVVYLRGHEGRGIGLAHKLAAYTLQEQGRDTVDANLDLGLPVDSREYGIGAQILVDLGITTMRYMTNNPAKYGGLDGFGLAMVERVPLQSSPNVENATYLRTKRDRMGHHLEGLDDDV
- the ribD gene encoding bifunctional diaminohydroxyphosphoribosylaminopyrimidine deaminase/5-amino-6-(5-phosphoribosylamino)uracil reductase RibD; translated protein: MEVDAAFLDRAMARAAAVRTVSPPNPWVGAVLVTADGAVHEGATAAPGGPHAEIEALESAGASAAGATLYVTLEPCSHHGRTPPCADALIAAGVSRVVVAIEDPDPRVQGRGTARLRAGGIAVEVGVRADEAAAQLAPYLKHRTTGRPWVVLKLAATLDGRIAAADGSSRWITGEASRDDAHRLRAESDAVLVGAGTVRADDPELTVRRVPGRDPMRVVLGQAPPGARVHPALEMSGDLGAVLDDLGRRGVVQLLVEGGAGVAHGFHSAGLVDRYVLYLAPALQGGHDACGLFSGAGARSVEDLWRGRFVDVTRLGDDLRVQLAPANGAR
- the hisG gene encoding ATP phosphoribosyltransferase, coding for MLRLVLPKGSLERSTIQLFEEADLSVRRSSDVDYSATIDDPRIDSVRILRPQEIPRYVARGLFDLGITGRDWIEETSSDVVALGELHYSKATARPINVVLAVAGNSTITRAEDLPLGARVHTEYPELTRLYLEKHGVDAEVTLSYGATEAKVPDIADAVVEITETGRALKAAGLRIVDTILVSYTELIANPAACEDPEKRHAMGQILTLLQGTLEARGKVLVKLNVSEADLDGVIEILPAMRAPTVSKLFRDAGYAVETVVPKAEINVLIPALRDAGATDIIELPLSKIVH